A window of Pantoea agglomerans contains these coding sequences:
- the pldA gene encoding phospholipase A produces the protein MRKHRALLAAALLLPALAQAEEATVKEVHDTPQVRGSIIANLLEKHDNPFVLYPYESNYLLYTYTSDINKEAISSYNWADNARKDEVKFQLSLAFPLWRGILGDNSVLAASYTQRSWWQLSNRGESSPFRETNYEPQIFLGWATDYDFAGWTLRDVEVGFNHQSNGRSDPTSRSWNRVYARLMAQNGNFLAEVKPWYRIPDSEDDNPDITKYMGYYRLKLGYIAGENIFSVEGNYNWNTGFGGATLGWSYPISEHVRFYTQVFSGYGESLIDYNHRQTRLGVGVMLNDLF, from the coding sequence ATGCGCAAGCATCGCGCCTTGTTAGCAGCCGCCCTGTTACTCCCTGCGCTGGCGCAGGCGGAAGAAGCCACCGTAAAAGAGGTCCACGATACCCCTCAGGTGCGCGGCAGCATTATCGCCAACCTGCTGGAGAAGCACGACAACCCGTTTGTGCTCTATCCGTATGAGAGCAACTATCTGCTCTATACCTATACCAGCGATATCAATAAAGAGGCGATCTCCTCCTATAACTGGGCGGACAACGCGCGCAAAGATGAAGTGAAATTTCAGCTCAGTCTGGCATTTCCGCTGTGGCGCGGTATTCTGGGTGACAACTCCGTGCTGGCCGCCTCCTATACGCAGCGCTCCTGGTGGCAGCTGTCGAACCGCGGCGAGTCGTCGCCGTTTCGCGAGACCAACTACGAGCCGCAGATTTTCCTCGGCTGGGCCACGGATTACGACTTCGCCGGCTGGACGCTGCGCGATGTGGAGGTGGGCTTTAACCACCAGTCTAACGGCCGCAGCGATCCGACCTCGCGCAGCTGGAACCGCGTCTATGCGCGCCTGATGGCGCAGAACGGCAACTTCCTCGCCGAAGTCAAACCCTGGTACCGCATACCGGACAGCGAAGACGATAACCCGGATATCACCAAATATATGGGCTACTACCGTCTGAAGCTGGGCTATATCGCCGGCGAGAATATCTTCAGCGTGGAAGGCAACTACAACTGGAATACCGGTTTTGGCGGTGCGACGCTGGGCTGGAGCTATCCGATCAGCGAACACGTGCGTTTCTATACTCAGGTGTTTAGCGGTTATGGCGAGTCGCTTATCGACTATAACCACCGTCAGACGCGTCTCGGCGTCGGCGTCATGCTAAACGATCTGTTCTGA
- a CDS encoding thioesterase family protein, with translation MSSRLLSQQEARQMVGEIFVYHMPFNQALGLELDRLESDYAEISFASKTMLVGNAAQQILHGGVIASVLDVAAGMVCVSNALTRAESISEEELRQRLSRMGTIDMRVDYLRPGRGERFTATSSLLRAGNKVAVARVELHNQQGDYIATATATYLIG, from the coding sequence ATGTCATCACGGCTGCTGTCTCAGCAGGAAGCCCGCCAGATGGTGGGTGAAATTTTTGTTTACCATATGCCCTTTAATCAGGCGCTCGGCCTGGAGCTGGATCGGCTGGAGAGCGACTATGCCGAAATCAGCTTCGCCAGCAAAACCATGCTGGTCGGCAACGCGGCGCAGCAGATCCTGCACGGCGGGGTTATCGCCTCGGTGCTGGACGTCGCCGCCGGCATGGTCTGCGTCAGTAACGCCCTGACGCGCGCCGAGAGCATCAGCGAAGAGGAGCTGCGCCAGCGCCTGTCGCGCATGGGCACTATCGATATGCGCGTCGATTACCTGCGTCCCGGCCGCGGCGAGCGCTTTACTGCCACCAGCAGCCTGCTGCGCGCCGGAAACAAGGTCGCGGTGGCGCGCGTGGAGCTGCATAACCAGCAGGGCGACTATATTGCCACGGCGACGGCGACCTATTTGATTGGTTAA